The Glutamicibacter mishrai DNA window CTTGGCACCGTCGTATTCGATGTCATCGACTGCGGAACCGAAGTAGCCGACAGCACGGTAGATGGCCTGCAGCGGGTATTCGACGAATTCGCCGGTACCGCGGGCACCGCCGTTGCCGTCCAACTCGTTGCGTTCAACCTTCAGGCCAGTGACCTTGCCGTCTTCGCCCAGTACTTCAACTGGCGACTGCAGGAAGTGCAAGTGCAGGCGGCGCGAGGCGCTTGGTGCCTCTTCGCGTTCTTCCTGCTCGATGAGCCAGTTGGTCAGGGTGGAAACCATGGTCTTGGTCTGGTTGTTCGTCTTCATGGCTTCATCGGAAGCCTTGTCGAATTCGAAGTCCTCCGGGTACAGCACGATGTCAACGTCCTTGGAGTGCGACAGCTCGCGCAGTTCCAGTGGAGTGAACTTCACCTGTGCTGGTCCGCGGCGGCCGAAGACGTGGACGTCGGTGACTGCCGAGTCGTTCAGCTGCTCGTAGATGTGCTCTGGGATTTCGGTTTCCAGCAGCTGATCGGCGTGCTTGGAAAGGATGCGGGCGACGTCCAGTGCGACGTTGCCGTTGCCGATGACTGCAACTTCCTTGGCCGACAGGTCCCAGTTCTTGTCTGCGTCTGGGTGTGCGTCGTACCAGGAAACGAAGTCTGCGCCACCGAAGGAGCCCTCGAAGTCGATGCCCGGGATGTTCAGGTCGGCATCCTTCTGGGCGCCGGTGGAGATGATTACGGCGTCGTAGCGTGCGCGCAGGTCATCAAGGCTGATGTCGCGGCCCAAGCCGACGTTGCCGTAGAAATCGATCCAGTCATTGTTCAGCACCTTGTGCAGTGCGTTGATAATGCCCTTGATGCGCGGGTGGTCAGGCGAAACGCCATAGCGGATCAGCCCGAATGGAGTAGGCAGCTCATCGAAGAGGTCGACGTGCAGTTTCAATTCGCCCGATGCAACTGGCTGGCTCTTGTTCAGCAGGTCGGCGGCGTAGATACCGGCTGGACCGGCTCCAACGATGGCTACACGCAGTGCCCGGGAGGCCAGGTGCTCAGGGATGATAATTTCACTCATCAAACAACTTCTCTTTCTTAGTCAACGAATGAGGCCGGCTCGGTGGCATCGGCGTTCTCTAGCGGCAGGAGGTCTACCAGTTGGTCGGAGGCTTCCGGGGCTAGCCGAACGACATCACCGATGACGATGACGGCCGGATTCGCCACTGCGGCCTTGCGGGCGCGCACTACAATCTCTTCTAGCGTACCGATAGTTGTGCGCTGCGTCTGTGAGTAACCTCGCTCAACTATCGCAATTGGCGTACTTGACGGTAAACCTCGGGTAAGCAATGTCTCAACAATTTGTGCCAAATTTGATACTCCCATCAGCACCGCGAGGGTGTGATCGGAGCGAACCGGCACGTCGGCCAGTTCAGCGTGTCCACTCACTACGGTGAAACCGGTAGCGATTCCACGGTGGGTCACCGGGATTCCGGCGGCTCCAGGAACCGAAATCGCGCTGGTGATTCCCGGGATCACGCGAGTGGAAATTCCGTATTCTGCGGCGTAGAGCATTTCCTCTCCGCCACGGCCCAAGACGAAGGGATCTCCGCCCTTGAGCCGGACAACGTGTTTTCCTTCAAGCGCGTACTTGACCAGAAGTTCATTGGTCTCGTCTTGGGTCTTCACGTGGCAGCCAGGAGACTTGCCCACGTTGATCACCAGCACGTCATCCGATAGGTCTGCCAGCAGCGCGGTGGGGCCGAGCCGGTCAGCCAAAACCACATCGGCGGACAGAAGGGCTTTGTAGCCTGCAACGGTAATCAGTTCAGGATCACCGGGGCCACCACCAATAAGGGTGATGTGTCCTTTAGCCATTGTTTTCTCCAGTTCGGCTCATTCCACGATCACGCAACAGCTTGCGTTCAATCGGAGCAAAAAATACTAATTCGATCAACACGCCAACGAGCAAGATGGTCAGGATCACCAGCATGACCAGCGGCAGATCCGCGAGGTCGCGGCCGCGCTGCAACAGCGATCCAACACCCAAGGCGAGGGAGCCGCCTACAGCGATCAATTCGGCAGCCATCAGCGAACGCCATGCAAACGCCCAGCCTTGGCGCAATCCGGCGACATACCCGGGCATGGCCGCTGGCAGTTCGATGTGCAGCACGTGTTCCCATTTGGAGGCACCAAGCACCTTGGACAGCGACTTGTACTGCGCCGGGATCATGTCGATGCCGGACAGCAGGCCGTTGATGATGGATGGGATGGCTCCGAGCAGCAGGACCGTGTAGATGGTTGCATCGCTCAGTCCGAACAGGATGATGGCTGCTGGAACCCAGGCGATCGACGGCAAGACCTGCATTGCCGAGACCAGGGGTCCCACGCCTTTGCGCAGTAGTGGCTGATGTGCCAGCAGCAATGCCAACGGGGTGGAAATGACCACGGCAATCGCGAAACCGCTCACTGCACGGAACAGGGAATTTCCCACAGCCGATACCAAAGAGCCGTCCGCCAGCAATTGCGGAAGCTTTGCCGCGACAGCTAGTGGGCCGGGGAAAAGGTCTTCCCGCAGCGGGCTGGCCCAGGAAATGATCTGCCACAGGCTCAGGAGCACCACGACAGTCAGCAAGGGGGCAACCCATGAGTCGAGCCGGTTGTTCGGGCGCAGCTTGATTGCGCGCACGGGATTCACCCTAGTTCGGGATTCGGTCAGTGAGCTCATGTTTCCGTTGCTCCTTCCTGAGAATCGTGGTCAGTTCATCGGCCAATGCGGCGGCCTGGGCCGGGTTATTGCGAAGATCGTCGGTGATCCGTCGGGTCTCCAGAATGCGTCCTGGGTGCGAAGAGAGCACCAGGATGCGGCCGGAGAGGCGGATCGCCTCGCGCACATTGTGGGTGACAAAGATGATGGTCTTGCCCGTTTGTCCCCACAAGGCCCGCAACTGCTCGTGGAGCATATCTCGGGTGATCGCGTCCAAGGCTGCAAATGGTTCGTCCATCAGCAACACCTGCCGGTCCTGGGCCAAGGCCCGCGCCAGAGCAACTCGCTGGCGCATGCCTCCGGAAAGCTCGTGGGGCTTCTTGCCGGTGGCATGCCCGAGCTGTACGAGGTTGAGCAATTCTTGCACGCGCTGCTGGCGTTCCGCAGCTGGCTTGCCCGCGAGCTTGAGCGCCAAATCGACATTCTCGCTAGCAGTGAGCCACGGCAGGAGGTTGGCATCCTGGAACATGAATGCGGCGCCATCCTTGGGTACCTCGAGCCAGCCGGAGCTCGGTGCCAAGAGGCCGGCAATCATGTTGAGCAAGGACGACTTGCCGCAACCGGAGGCGCCCAAGACGGCAATGAACTCTCCGTCTTCAATTTCTGCACTGATGCGGTCGATGACCAAGCCGGTGCCTGGATAGCTCAGGGACACTTCATTCAGCAGTACTCCCATTACTTCTCCTGTTGTTCAAGAAAGCGCGTGTCCACGAGTCCGTCTGCGTTGCCGCCGGTTCCGACCCCGACAGCCAGTGCATGGTCCACCAGCGACTGGTAGGTCTCGGGTAGCGGGTCCTGGCTGAAGTGCACTTGCTCCAGGGCTTCAGCGATCACGCTTTCATCAAAAGAGCTTCCGTTGGCTTCAACCAGTGCTTTCTGCACTGCCGCCAGCTTTTGCTTCTCGTTCGCTTGATTGAGCCAATCAATGGCTTCGGTATTCGCATCGACCAGCTTCTGCACGGTTTGCGGGTGGCTAGCCATGAACTCCTTGGAGACCACCAGAACCGTTGTCGGGAACTTGCCTTCAGGCCACAGCTCGGCTTCGTTCACCAAGCGGTGTCCGCCGTTCTTCTCCACCAGCAAGGATGCGTAGGGCTCAGGGAGCCACGCGCCATCGATTTCACCGCGGCCGAAAAGCTGCGCCACGGTGCCGTTGGAACTCGGGGTGACCGTCGCGTCCTGCTTCAAATCCAGGTCCTTGAGGTAGTTGCGCAAGGCGACATCCTGGGTTCCGCCGAACTGCGGGCTGGCCAGATTACTGCCGGCCAGTTCCTCGGGCTGAGTGATCTTCTTGCTCACGACCAGGCTGGCACCGCCGTAGGCAACGCCTGACACCACGTTCAAGGAATCGCCATGGCTGGACAGGTAGCTGTTCAGCGCAGGGTTTGGCCCCAGGTACGCGGCGTCGATGGCCCCTGAATTCAGGGCTTCCACGGCGGCCGGTCCGGCATTGAAAATCTGGCTTTCAACTTTGGTGCCGTCTTCTCCAAGGTGATCTTGGAGAATGCCTTGGGACTGGGCGATCAAGGCCGGAGCATGGGTGAGATTGGCAAAGTAGCCGATGTTCAGCTCATCCGCCGGTCCATGATCTGCCGCCTGCGCCTGGACTTCATTGGGCCCTGGCAGGAAGGTCGTGGCCACGGCTACTGCGGTCAGCGCTGCGACTGCCGCGAGCCCGAGGAAACGGCCTCGGAAGCCGCCCGTTTGCCCATGAGGCGAGAGCCGGACACGATCGCCGTTTCCCGTCGATTCGCCTACATCAGGCCGCTTCATGTTTTTCCTCGATGATCCCCGCGGCTAGGGTGCGCCCCGTGGTTGGATCGATGAGCAGGAAGCTGCCGCCGGTACGCGAAGTTGCGTACTGTTCGATGGCCAGAGCCGCTTGGCTGCGAAGCGTGATCCGCCCCAGATCGTTCAGTTCCAGGGAGTCTGCAGGCTGCTGGGCGTAGTCGGCGACATTGATGACGTAGTCAATGCTGGAGAGCTTGGCCGCGGATACCTTGGTGCCGTGCTTGATCAGCAGTCGCTGGCCGTTGGTGAGCTTCACCGGATCCAGTACGCAGATGTCCGCCTGGAATTCGCGCTGTGCTGCCGGCAATTCGCCGGCCACGATGGTGTCGCCTCGGGCGATGTCCAGGTCGGTTTCCAGTTCAACAACGATCGCGTCGCCGGCCTGTGCGCTCTGCGCTGGACCAGCAGGAGTGCTGATGGCCTTGATCCGGCTGCCCACTGGGTGGCCGTTGGAAAGCACCTGCACGGTATCCCCCACATTCAAGATGCCATCAACCAGGGTTCCGGCGTAGCCGCGGTAGTCGCGGTAGGCTTCCGGATCCAGGCCCGGAGCCAGTGCGCCCTGCGGGCGGATGACGTATTGGACGTCCAAACGCGCGGTGCCGCCACCGAGTTTGGGCTCCAGGTCTTCGAGCAATCCCAGCAGGGTCGGGCCTGCGTACCAGGTTGCCGATTGGGATGGTTCGACCACGTTATCGCCCTGCAGGGCGGATACCGGGATCACCGTGGTGGACGCGATGCCCAGTTCGCTGGCCAGGGAGAGGACCTCGGACTCGATGGTCTTGAAGCCTTGTTCGTCCCAGCCGATCAGGTCCATCTTGTTCACTGCCACGACCAGCCGCGGCACGCGCAGCAGCGCGAGGACGCCGAGGTGGCGACGGGTCTGCTCCAGCACGCCGTTGCGGGCGTCGACCAAGACGATGGCGGCATCCGCGGTGGAGGCTCCGGTGACGGTGTTGCGGGTGTACTGCACGTGGCCCGGGCAGTCCGCCAGGATGAAGGAACGCTTGTCGGTGGAGAAGTAGCGGTAGGCCACGTCGATGGTGATGCCCTGTTCGCGTTCGGCGCGCAGGCCATCGGTCACCAGGGCAAGGTCGAGGGTGCCGTCGGCTCCGCCGAAGCCGCGCTCGGCGCTGGTGCGTGCGATGTCATCCAGAGAGTCAGCGAGGATCGCCTTGGCATCGTGCAGGAGTCGGCCAACCAGGGTGGACTTGCCGTCGTCTACCGAACCTGCGGTAGCGATGCGCAATAATGTGGTGGTCATTTTAGAAGTACCCTTCGGTCTTGCGGTCTTCCATTCCCGCGGCGGAGATTCGGTCATCGGCGCGGGTTGCTCCGCGTTCGGTGAGGGTGGCGATAGCCAATTCGTCGAGCACCTTCTCTACGGTGTCTGCTGCAGAGAGCACGGCACCAGTGCAGCTGGCATCGCCCACGGTGCGGTAGCGCACCTGCTTGATGATCACCTGTTCATCCTCGTTGGGCTGGCTGACCGGGGTCAGCGCCCGCCACATGCCATCTCGTTCGAAGACCTGGCGGCGGTGGGCAAAGTAGATCGGGGGCAGCTCGATGTTTTCGCGCTGGATGTAGGCCCAGATGTCGCGTTCGGTCCAGTTGGAAATCGGGAAGGCGCGCACATGCCAGTCCGGCTCATGCCGGCCGTTGTACAAGCTCCAGATTTCCGGGCGCTGGTTGCGTGGATCCCAGACGCCGAACTCATCGCGCAGGGACAGGATGCGCTCCTTGGCGCGGGCCTTGTCCTCGTCGCGGCGGGCGCCGCCGAAGACCACGTCGAATTCGTTGTTTTCGATGGTGTCCAGCAGCACTCGGGTCTGCAAGCGGTTACGGGTGCCATCTGGCAGCTCGGTCAGTTCGCCGCGGTCGATGTACTCCTGGACGGAGCCGACAACAAGGTTCAGCCCGTACTTTTCCACTACCGAATCGCGGAAGTTCAGCACCTCGGCAAAGTTGTGGCCGGTATCGATATGGACCACCGGGATGGGCACGCGCAGGGGTGCGACGGCCTTGGCCAGCAGGTGCAGGACGACTACGGAGTCCTTGCCGCCGGAGAAGAGCAGTCCCGGCTTCTCGAATTCGGCGAGGACTTCGCGGATGATGTGGATGGATTCGGCTTCCAGGGCGTCCAAAACGCTGCGCTGGGTGCCGGCTGGGGCGTTAGCGGTAATGGTCATGGCTTGCTCCTTAGATGTGGATGCCGCATTCGGTCTTGTTCAGTCCGGCCCAGCGGCCGGCGCGAGGATCTTCGCCCTCGGCCACTGGCCGAGTGCATGGTTCGCAACCGATGGATGGGTAGCCGTTGGAGAGCAGGAGGTTCACGGGGACCTGCTTCTCGGTGGCGTAGTCGATCAGTTCGTCAAAGCTCCACGGTGCCAACGGGTTGAACTTGATCAGCCCGTTCTTCTCGTCGAACGTCACCAGCGGGGTGTTGGTTCGGGTTGGCGCTTCATCCCGGCGGACCCCGGTGAACCATGCGCTGTAGCCCTTGAGGGACTTCGCCAGCGGGTCCACCTTGCGCATCTGGCAGCACTGCGCTGGATTGCTGGCGAAAAGGTCCTTGCCGTACTTTGCGTCCTGTTCGGCCACGGTCAGCTCAGGTAGGACGTCGACGACGTTGACGTCCAGGACGCGAGCTACCTCGTCGCGGGTGCTGCGGGTTTCAACAAAGTGGTACCCGGTGTCCAGGAAGAGGACATCTACCTTGGGCAGCTGCAAGGAGACCACATGTGGAAGCACCGCGTCGGCCATGGAGCAGGCGACGGCGACTTCGCTGGCATCAAGGTGCTTGGCGGCGAAGGCGACTACCTCTGCCGCGCTGGCATCCCAGGCCAGTTCTTCGGCACCGAGCCGCGCGATTTCGCGCAGTTCTTCTTCGCTACGGGTTCGGGTAGGGATCTGCTGGCTCATTTCAGTTCATCCTCTTCTGCTCGGTGGGCCCAGGCGGCGAAGGATTCGCCTTCCGTGGCCGAGGCCGAGTAGTTCTTGACAACGCGTTCTACATATTCGGGGAGTTCATCTGCCGCGACCTTCAGGCCACGGACGGTGCGGCCCAAGGCGGCCTCGCCATTTTCGAATCCGGCGAGGGTTCCGCCCAGGTGCAC harbors:
- the cysD gene encoding sulfate adenylyltransferase subunit CysD; the protein is MTITANAPAGTQRSVLDALEAESIHIIREVLAEFEKPGLLFSGGKDSVVVLHLLAKAVAPLRVPIPVVHIDTGHNFAEVLNFRDSVVEKYGLNLVVGSVQEYIDRGELTELPDGTRNRLQTRVLLDTIENNEFDVVFGGARRDEDKARAKERILSLRDEFGVWDPRNQRPEIWSLYNGRHEPDWHVRAFPISNWTERDIWAYIQRENIELPPIYFAHRRQVFERDGMWRALTPVSQPNEDEQVIIKQVRYRTVGDASCTGAVLSAADTVEKVLDELAIATLTERGATRADDRISAAGMEDRKTEGYF
- a CDS encoding ABC transporter substrate-binding protein encodes the protein MKRPDVGESTGNGDRVRLSPHGQTGGFRGRFLGLAAVAALTAVAVATTFLPGPNEVQAQAADHGPADELNIGYFANLTHAPALIAQSQGILQDHLGEDGTKVESQIFNAGPAAVEALNSGAIDAAYLGPNPALNSYLSSHGDSLNVVSGVAYGGASLVVSKKITQPEELAGSNLASPQFGGTQDVALRNYLKDLDLKQDATVTPSSNGTVAQLFGRGEIDGAWLPEPYASLLVEKNGGHRLVNEAELWPEGKFPTTVLVVSKEFMASHPQTVQKLVDANTEAIDWLNQANEKQKLAAVQKALVEANGSSFDESVIAEALEQVHFSQDPLPETYQSLVDHALAVGVGTGGNADGLVDTRFLEQQEK
- a CDS encoding FAD-dependent oxidoreductase → MSEIIIPEHLASRALRVAIVGAGPAGIYAADLLNKSQPVASGELKLHVDLFDELPTPFGLIRYGVSPDHPRIKGIINALHKVLNNDWIDFYGNVGLGRDISLDDLRARYDAVIISTGAQKDADLNIPGIDFEGSFGGADFVSWYDAHPDADKNWDLSAKEVAVIGNGNVALDVARILSKHADQLLETEIPEHIYEQLNDSAVTDVHVFGRRGPAQVKFTPLELRELSHSKDVDIVLYPEDFEFDKASDEAMKTNNQTKTMVSTLTNWLIEQEEREEAPSASRRLHLHFLQSPVEVLGEDGKVTGLKVERNELDGNGGARGTGEFVEYPLQAIYRAVGYFGSAVDDIEYDGAKGVLPNEEGRVLDAAGTHVPGLYATGWIKRGPIGLIGHTKGDALETITHLLEDLTQLAEPESSQQIAELLESRGVAFSDWDGWKNLDEHEKELGAAAGTVSTRFGDITRDRVKVVERDAMMEFSRAKKLAESL
- the cobA gene encoding uroporphyrinogen-III C-methyltransferase, with translation MAKGHITLIGGGPGDPELITVAGYKALLSADVVLADRLGPTALLADLSDDVLVINVGKSPGCHVKTQDETNELLVKYALEGKHVVRLKGGDPFVLGRGGEEMLYAAEYGISTRVIPGITSAISVPGAAGIPVTHRGIATGFTVVSGHAELADVPVRSDHTLAVLMGVSNLAQIVETLLTRGLPSSTPIAIVERGYSQTQRTTIGTLEEIVVRARKAAVANPAVIVIGDVVRLAPEASDQLVDLLPLENADATEPASFVD
- a CDS encoding ABC transporter ATP-binding protein yields the protein MGVLLNEVSLSYPGTGLVIDRISAEIEDGEFIAVLGASGCGKSSLLNMIAGLLAPSSGWLEVPKDGAAFMFQDANLLPWLTASENVDLALKLAGKPAAERQQRVQELLNLVQLGHATGKKPHELSGGMRQRVALARALAQDRQVLLMDEPFAALDAITRDMLHEQLRALWGQTGKTIIFVTHNVREAIRLSGRILVLSSHPGRILETRRITDDLRNNPAQAAALADELTTILRKEQRKHELTDRIPN
- a CDS encoding sulfate adenylyltransferase subunit 1 codes for the protein MTTTLLRIATAGSVDDGKSTLVGRLLHDAKAILADSLDDIARTSAERGFGGADGTLDLALVTDGLRAEREQGITIDVAYRYFSTDKRSFILADCPGHVQYTRNTVTGASTADAAIVLVDARNGVLEQTRRHLGVLALLRVPRLVVAVNKMDLIGWDEQGFKTIESEVLSLASELGIASTTVIPVSALQGDNVVEPSQSATWYAGPTLLGLLEDLEPKLGGGTARLDVQYVIRPQGALAPGLDPEAYRDYRGYAGTLVDGILNVGDTVQVLSNGHPVGSRIKAISTPAGPAQSAQAGDAIVVELETDLDIARGDTIVAGELPAAQREFQADICVLDPVKLTNGQRLLIKHGTKVSAAKLSSIDYVINVADYAQQPADSLELNDLGRITLRSQAALAIEQYATSRTGGSFLLIDPTTGRTLAAGIIEEKHEAA
- a CDS encoding ABC transporter permease, translating into MSSLTESRTRVNPVRAIKLRPNNRLDSWVAPLLTVVVLLSLWQIISWASPLREDLFPGPLAVAAKLPQLLADGSLVSAVGNSLFRAVSGFAIAVVISTPLALLLAHQPLLRKGVGPLVSAMQVLPSIAWVPAAIILFGLSDATIYTVLLLGAIPSIINGLLSGIDMIPAQYKSLSKVLGASKWEHVLHIELPAAMPGYVAGLRQGWAFAWRSLMAAELIAVGGSLALGVGSLLQRGRDLADLPLVMLVILTILLVGVLIELVFFAPIERKLLRDRGMSRTGENNG
- a CDS encoding phosphoadenylyl-sulfate reductase, whose product is MSQQIPTRTRSEEELREIARLGAEELAWDASAAEVVAFAAKHLDASEVAVACSMADAVLPHVVSLQLPKVDVLFLDTGYHFVETRSTRDEVARVLDVNVVDVLPELTVAEQDAKYGKDLFASNPAQCCQMRKVDPLAKSLKGYSAWFTGVRRDEAPTRTNTPLVTFDEKNGLIKFNPLAPWSFDELIDYATEKQVPVNLLLSNGYPSIGCEPCTRPVAEGEDPRAGRWAGLNKTECGIHI